Part of the Psilocybe cubensis strain MGC-MH-2018 chromosome 11, whole genome shotgun sequence genome is shown below.
GTAGCTCAGCTTTCCATGCAGACCGACTTCCAATAACCACCACGCAACCATTACTTTCCCTCAAATACGGTAGGGTGGCGGTAGTAACGTCTAGTGTTCCAAAAACGTTGGTTTCAAATTGGCGACGCAATATTTTTGTCCTATGCAAATCAATCTTATTAGCCATCGAGAAGGACAATTACGCAGAAATAGACCTACCCTCCTTCTTCCACCATTCCGGGGACCCCAAACCCTATTAATAAGATAAGAGACATGGAAGAGTTTTTAGCGTAGCGTTGTGCACACCTGCGTTATTTACGAGCACATCAATCCGCTTCCAAAAGGTGATGGCCTGATCAATCTTTGTTTTAatcttctcttctccgtctGTTACATCAAGTTGCAATGTCCGCAAACGTTCCATGTATTGTGAATCCAGCTCTGAGATGACGCTCTCTAGCTTATCTAAAGACCGCGCTGTAGCGATAACGAGATCTCCTCGAGCGAGGATCGAAGTCACCAAACGCTTTCCAAATCCTGAAGAAGCACCTGTATGTATTTCTAACGTTCAGCAATCTTCAATTGGGTAGAGTCatgaaggagaaatcttaCCTGTAATTAACCATACTTTGCGATTATCTTCTAACGACGATTGTGCCATGAGAACAAATTATGGACAGCGAACacaaaaaggaaagaatgcTGCCGACTTCAGATAGGATAGGATACCAGTAGAATTCAGTGATCTAGGTGGAAACGGGAAACCAGTTTGATAGGGACTGATTGACCTCTGAATATATACAGGTTGTCCCTGGATCGTTATTAGTAATGTATGCAGTGAAAGCGGCTAGACTCAAAAGGTGACGCGGTGACGGTTCAATGAGTTGACGACTTTGATTCGGCAATGAGTCTGACGTATGTAGCCTTCTTTTTCCTGCCAATCCCTGCCAACCTGAATCTCGGGTTACTATTTGCCGGTACTTGCCGGTCGACCCTGGCATTGACAAGCGCCTGTGGATTGAGTGCATTTCGTTTGTTCCTCAATTACCTTCGACGTATTGAGGTGGCCAATCAATATGAGTTCGCCAAAGCTATTCGAGAAACACAGGTTGTCAATGAACACTTCGTGTGAAGATAGATTTAGTGAGCAAAGATCGACCTTCGGGTCATCCATGGCCCATTGCTGAAAATTAAATGGGTTTATTTATAGGGTCCAATACCGAATACACCGATACCACTCATCTGTGGTGTCCGCCCATGTAATGAGCGCAGTTCGTTGTTCCTAATGTTCTCATGATCGGACACTCAGTCCACAAGTGCGAAGGTGTCGATCAAATTTTTTTCACACGTACTATGTAACTTCAAAACATATCCGCGAGGGTTTGTGCGGTGTCAGACCATTGTGCTTTTCAAATAGTTTACATTGTAATAATTCGGCATTCTCAAGTTGCGAACAAGAGATCTTAACTTATTTTTGCAGGCGGCCTTTAAAGAATTCGGCTAAGAGAAGAAGATATGTCAGATAGAAATGCCATGAGATGGGATGATAATCTTACCCAAGGATAAAGCAGACCGTTTGTACTGTCTTTCCAGAGTCGTGTAATTGACGTATTGGATACCGAACCTGATATACGTGATAAATTACTAATTCAACACATCTCAGCATATATACTTACTTTGCTGATGTTCCGCTACTCCACTCGGCGTTATCGATCATTGCTGAAATAGCATGAGTTAAGTTTAAGTAACATGGTTTAACACAAATGACAGTGCTTACCCCAAGCAAAGATGCCTGCAATTGGTAGATTGTCCTCGTGAATGGCAAGTAGTACTTCTCCCAAGTATGACATAAAATAGTCTGTGGGTACATTATAAGTTGCAGTCAGTAAAACAGTGCAATTGCATAGTAGGCTAACTTACTGGTACGTGCTACGTCTTCTGTGATTCGGAAAAGCTCCGTCCGAAGCTGCTCGAAAGGCTCAACGAACCCAAACTCAGAGATATACTTCATTCATGTGGGAGTGAGTATTGATTTTTTACATTTCAGCAAAAGAATCACCATCTTTTTGGTGGGCCAACGAGCCTGAAGATCCTTTAAAGATGCCCTCAGGAAATTTGGTGTGGCTTGGAGCCAACTGCTTGCAGGATCGGGAGAGACACCGGCTGCCCAGCCTGCATTTGAATCGAATTCAACGACATCATGGCACTCTGGCCATAATGGATGAGATGAATTGGAGATACATGCAGCAAGACCGTCTGGAGGAGCCACAACATATTGCGTTCTGTACGCGTCTGTCGCAAAGAAATCCGCCGTCCCTACACAAAGTCGAGACGTAAAATACGAAGAGTGGGCGGCAATCAAAAAACACACCTTTGatatcttttttttcctGTTCCGTAAAACGTGGAAGAAATGATGGAGGTAGAGTATCCGTCATTATTTCAGGCCAATCTCCAGTGGTATAAACAGGGTTAGAGAAAGCACCAATGCGGAATGCTGCGTGACGTTCAACCGCTTGTACATCTTCCGTGTTATTGGCACGCCATGGAATACCGCTGAAAAATTTGTGTAAATTGCCCATTATCAATTAGGATAAAGAATGAAATTACACAAAATCGTCGTTCTTGAATGAaatttctccttgaatgcCCAACTCTCGGAAGGCTATTAGATGGCCAGATGTGATTAAATGTAAAACGATAGACTGCATAAGCAATGCATACCTTTGACTGCCCCTGCATGCGCTCGTACTGGATGTATCTTTTAGCTCAAAAAATTGTCTGCTGA
Proteins encoded:
- a CDS encoding putative oxidoreductase YusZ — encoded protein: MAQSSLEDNRKVWLITGASSGFGKRLVTSILARGDLVIATARSLDKLESVISELDSQYMERLRTLQLDVTDGEEKIKTKIDQAITFWKRIDVLVNNAGFGVPGMVEEGGTKILRRQFETNVFGTLDVTTATLPYLRESNGCVVVIGSRSAWKAELPGLGFYAASKAAIHAITEAFMSELAQFNIKVLLVAPGSFRTEGIYGHSYYTDNPIPAYDKLRGISKTRFESVGGTEKGDPDKAVKAIIEVVTGEGRAKDRPWPNYLILGEDAEADVRNKCRRWLTVLDEWSDVTRAVNFDS